One Nocardiopsis gilva YIM 90087 genomic window, GGTCCGCGGCAGCCTCCGGGAGCTGGTCGACGGGATGAACGCCGTCACCGGGACACCACTGCTGGACCACGAGCAGGTCAGGCGGGAGGTTGTCGCACGTGATCGCCAGTTCGGCAACAGCTACGGCAAGGACCTGCAGACCGCCGCCATCCACACGGCACGGCGGTTCCTCAGCGACCGCATTGTCCGTATCGCGAAGCCGCACCGGATCCTCGATCCGCGGCACGGCCCCCTCATCGCGGTGCGGTTGCGGCTACTCACCCGCAAGACCCTGGGTGGTGTGGAGACCAACCTCGACTCGCAGGTCGTCCGCCCCGACGGAAGCCCCTTTGACGGCCTGTTCGCGGCGGGCGAGGCCGCCGGGTTCGGCGGCGGCGGTGTCCACGGCTACAACGCCCTGGAAGGGACCTTCCTGGGAGGCTGCATCTTCTCCGGACGGACCGCCGGCCGCGCCATCGCGCGCGATCTCGGCTGAACGCTTCCCCCCGGCACGTGCAAGCACCTATGGCGAAGCGTTGAAGGAGGACCAATGGGCACATCGTTCGCTGCCTTCCAGAGCGAGATCTACGCGCAGGGGCTGGAAGGGCGCACCCCGAAGATCACAACCGACCCGGCCGCGCTGGAGGACGCGGCGGGCGCCCTCCTCGAACCGTGGGCGTTCGGGTACGTGGCGGGCAATGCCGGCACCGGTTCCACCGCGCGGGCGAACGCGGACGCGTTCGGCCAGTGGCGGATCGTGCCCCGGATGCTCACCGACGCGACGACGCGCGACCTGAGGACCTCCCTCTTCGGCGAAGACCTGCCCGCTCCGGTGCTGCTCGCTCCCGTGGGGGTGCAGTCCATCGTCCACCCGGACGGCGAGCTCGCCACGGCGCGGGCGGCGGCCGGGCTGGGGGTGCCCAGCGTGCTGTCCACGGCCGCATCGCACACCATCGAGGACGTGGCCGACGCCTGCGGCGGTGGGCCGCGGTGGTTCCAGCTGTACTGGCCCAATGACGACGACGTGACCGCCAGCATCCTCCGCCGCGCCCGCGACGCGGGCTTCACCACGCTCGTGGTCACCCTGGACACGTGGACGCTGGCCTGGCGGCCGCGCGACCTCGACAACGCCTACGTGCCGTTCGTCCGAGGCGTGGGAACAGCCATTCCCTTCTCGGACCCCGCCTTCCGCGCCCTGCTGGACCGCCCACCCGAAGAAGACCTGGCCGGGGCGGTGCAGCGCTGGGTGCCGATGTTTACCGGAACCGACAAGAGCTGGGGCCGACTGTCCCTTCTGCGGCAGCTCTGGGACGGCCCGATCGTGCTCAAAGGAATCCTGCACGCCGACGACGCGCGCCGGGCAGCGGACGCCGGCATGGACGGCATCGTCGTCTCCAACCACGGCGGCCGCCAGGTCGACGGGGCCATTGCGTCGCTGGATGCCCTGCCGCTGATCGTGGAGGCCGTGGGCGACCGGATCGAGGTGCTGTTCGACTCCGGCATCCGCTCCGCATCCGACGTGGTCAAGGCGCTGGCGCTCGGCGCGCGTGCGGTGCTGCTGGGGCGCCCCTATGTCTACGGGCTCGCCCACGGCGGCGAGGAGGGGGTGCGGGATGTCCTGCGGGGCGTGCTGGCCGACCTCGACCTGACGTTGGGACTCGCCGGATACCGCACCCCCGCCGAACTGAGCCAGGGCTCCCTCATGAGGGCCCCGGGGAGCTGAGGGCGGGATGGCGCGGATCCTTGTCAAAGGCCCCCGACCGCGAACGGTAGGAGGCCGATGGGGGCACCGGGAGTGGAGGGAGGACAGCTAAAGGCGGTCGGTACGAACCCCGGACAGGAAGGCGCTCCACTCTTGGGCGGGGATGGTGAGGTGGCCGAGGTGTCGGTTCTGCGTGTCTCGCACGTGTGCCTCAGCGGGGCGTCTGGCGACCTCCACACAGTCCGGGTTTCCTCCACCGCTGTAGCTGCTCTTGCTCCAGTTCAGGGCGTCCATCAGATCTCCTTTCTCAAATCTGCGATCAAATCGGCGGATGCCCCTGGGGACAGTGCTTCCGCCTGGAGAGAACCGAACACTGATGCCATCTTTTCGACCTCCACGGCGCTGCTTGTCACGTGCACGCCCCACATGAGTTCCTCATGCCCGACGAGGCGCCCATCAGGCAGGGTCATGATGCGAAACGAACTGATCATGAGCGGACGTAGAGGAGCGTTCCTCGGGATCACCGAGACGCGTATCCGGTGATCGTCGATCACATTCAGGATGTGGTCGAGCTGACTCCGCATCAGCTCGGCCGAACCCACCTGACGACTTACCACTCCCTCGTCCAGCACGAACGTCAGTGCGGTGCGTCG contains:
- a CDS encoding DUF397 domain-containing protein, with product MDALNWSKSSYSGGGNPDCVEVARRPAEAHVRDTQNRHLGHLTIPAQEWSAFLSGVRTDRL